The genomic stretch CCGTGCCCGTGGTCAACACGACCGTGCCGCACGAGGTGATCGGCCGCCTGGACTCGGCCCGGGTGCTGCTCAAGCCGGCGTCCCTGGGCACGGGCATCGTGGCGGGCGGCCCGGTCCGCGCCGTCATCGAGGCGGCGGGCTACCAGAACATACTGACCAAGTCCCTTGGCTCGAACAGCGCCACGAACGTGGTGTGGGCGACCATCGAGGGGCTGAAACAGTTGAACACCGTCGAGGCCCTCGCGTCGCAGCGCGGCCTTGAAGTGTCGGAAGTGCTTTAACCCCCCGGATTGAACTTAGGACAGGCGCCGCCCGAGGGCGGCCTGAAACAAGGACTGGTGAGCAACATGGAACTGCATTCGCTGTCAAACGGCTCCGCCGTGAAAAAGGCGCGCAAGCGGGTGGGCCGGGGCCACGGCTCCGGCAACGGCAAGACCGCCGGCCGCGGCCACAAGGGCCAGAAGTCCCGCTCGGGCTACACGCGCAAGCTTGGGTTCGAGGGCGGCCAGATGCCCCTGAACCGCCGCCTGCCGAAGCGCGGCTTCCACCATGAGAACCGCCACCCGCTCGCGGAGGTCAACCTTGACGTGCTCGCGGACAAGTTCGAGGACGGCGAGGTTGTCTCGACGGACACGCTCCAGGAGCGCGCGATTGTGCGGGTCCTGTCCGGCGGCGTGAAGCTGCTGGGCCGCGGGGAGCTGGGCAAGAAACTCACCATCCGGGTGCAGGCGGCCAGCGCGGGCGCGCGGGAAAAAGTGGAGAAGGCCGGCGGGACGCTGGAAATCATCCCGTTCGCCGGGGCGGCCGCGCCGGTTGCGGCGGCCGAGTGACGTGCATGGACGAAGTGGCCTGTGAATAAGGAGCGTTCCCGTGGCAGAACCGATTGAAGCCTTTAGAAACGCGTTCAAGATACCCGAACTCCGCAGCCGCATACTGTTCACCCTTTTCATGCTGGTGCTGTTCCGCCTTGGGGCCTTTGTGCCGATGCCGGGCGTGGA from Candidatus Hydrogenedentota bacterium encodes the following:
- the rplO gene encoding 50S ribosomal protein L15 — its product is MELHSLSNGSAVKKARKRVGRGHGSGNGKTAGRGHKGQKSRSGYTRKLGFEGGQMPLNRRLPKRGFHHENRHPLAEVNLDVLADKFEDGEVVSTDTLQERAIVRVLSGGVKLLGRGELGKKLTIRVQAASAGAREKVEKAGGTLEIIPFAGAAAPVAAAE
- the rpsE gene encoding 30S ribosomal protein S5 translates to MESVVKIYRVAKVVKGGRRFSFSAMVVVGDGKGRVGAGKGKAGEVPDAIRKAVERAKKSMITVPVVNTTVPHEVIGRLDSARVLLKPASLGTGIVAGGPVRAVIEAAGYQNILTKSLGSNSATNVVWATIEGLKQLNTVEALASQRGLEVSEVL